A genomic window from Pecten maximus chromosome 4, xPecMax1.1, whole genome shotgun sequence includes:
- the LOC117325341 gene encoding excitatory amino acid transporter 1-like: protein MRFYKMAKGDTLRRGRQSWTKCVRRNLLVILLIASILFGIALGCVVRTTWSPSDRRNIFYLKFPGEIMLNTLKMVSVPLVVSSIISSIATLSMKTSGSIGLRALVYYLVTTVIAVITGTVGIVIISSGKETIVDTSEISKGTSQLDALLDMIRNAFPDNLVEATLSKKQTVMSSKIIPINIAPSDFNQTNANVARNGPNNFTTIDVPTIISVPGTNMLGLIVASIFIGCVLSSMEDKAKPLVDFFRSLYQAMMRLILIFVWFTPVGLTFLVAAAVVQVENPMEALGEFGVFISTVIFCFLLHGFGTVPIIYLIVTRKNPYVFIRKMSKALLTAFGTTSSAAALPFTMDCLITKNRIDKRVVNFIAPIGATINMDGIALYIPMLIIFISHRLGLSLDPARYVTIGVSAIGVSVGAAGIPGAGLMYMTVAAMAVGLPAEQVLITAPFDWIFAQFRTMINVSGDSFGAGIVDHLSYPMMSHDKAEMTSESEDVFEDVEEETNLV, encoded by the exons ATGGCTAAAGGAGATACTTTAAGACGAGGTAGACAGTCCTGGACAAAATGTGTACGGAGAAACCTGCTGGTGATACTGCTAATAGCCTCAATTTTATTCGGAATCGCTCTCGGTTGTGTAGTGAGAACAACGTGGTCACCTTCGGATAGAAGGAACATTTTCTACCTAAAATTCCCAGGAGAAATTATGCTTAATACACTAAAGATGGTGTCTGTGCCTCTTGTCGTCTCCAGTATTATATCGTCCATAGCCACACTGTCGATGAAGACTTCTGGTAGTATCGGACTGAGGGCACTAGTATACTACCTGGTCACCACGGTGATTGCAGTCATTACTGGCACAGTTGGTATTGTGATTATCTCCAGCGGCAAGGAAACAATAGTAGACACCTCGGAAATCTCAAAAGGAACCAGTCAACTTGATGCCCTTTTGGATATGATAAG AAACGCTTTTCCTGATAACTTGGTGGAAGCAACACTTTCAAAG AAACAAACAGTGATGTCTTCAAAAATAATTCCCATAAATATCGCACCCTCCGATTTCAACCAAACGAATGCCAATGTTGCAAGAAATGGGCCAa ATAACTTTACAACTATCGACGTGCCCACGATTATATCTGTCCCGGGGACCAACATGCTCGGACTAATTGTAGCCTCTATCTTCATTGGATGTGTACTCTCCAGTATGGAAGACAAGGCCAAACCTCTCGTAGACTTCTTCCGGAGTTTGTATCAGGCCATGATGCGGTTAATTCTGATATTTGTTTG GTTTACTCCAGTAGGATTGACGTTCCTAGTAGCGGCGGCTGTAGTACAGGTAGAAAATCCAATGGAAGCCCTCGGAGAGTTTGGTGTCTTCATATCGactgtgatattttgttttcttctccATGGCTTTGGTACCGTTCCCATCATATATTTAATTGTGACCAGAAAAAATCCTTATGTGTTCATACGCAAAATGTCAAAAGCACTATTGACAGCGTTTGGGACGACCTCGAG CGCGGCTGCTCTCCCCTTCACAATGGACTGTCTGATAACGAAGAACAGGATTGACAAACGCGTTGTTAACTTCATCGCCCCGATAGGGGCAACAATCAACATGGACGGGATTGCGCTCTATATTCCGATGTTGATCATTTTCATATCTCATAGGCTTGGTTTAAGTTTGGATCCTGCACGTTATGTTACAATCGG AGTATCAGCCATAGGGGTATCCGTAGGGGCAGCGGGTATCCCTGGAGCAGGTTTGATGTACATGACAGTGGCTGCCATGGCAGTTGGACTCCCTGCAGAGCAGGTCCTCATCACTGCTCCGTTCGATTGGATTTT TGCACAATTTCGGACAATGATCAACGTCTCTGGAGACTCCTTTGGAGCTGGCATCGTCGATCATTTGAGTTATCCCATGATGTCTCATGACAAGGCGGAAATGACCAGTGAATCGGAAGATGTGTTTGAGGATGTTGAGGAAGAAACCAATTTAGTTTGA